The following nucleotide sequence is from Pristiophorus japonicus isolate sPriJap1 chromosome 12, sPriJap1.hap1, whole genome shotgun sequence.
ggaaccattagcaaatttggctacattacacttcatccaagtcattaatatagattgtaaatagttgagaccccagcactgatccctgccgacctgaaaattacccattctgttatttagccaatcctctatccatgctaatatattaccccaaccccgtgagctcttgtgcagtaacattttatgtggcaccttattgaaagccttttggaaatccaaatacaagacatctactggttcccctttatccaccctgctcgttacatcctcaaagaactccagcaactttcataaaaccatgctgactctgcttgattgtattatgattttctaaatgccctgctactgcttccttaataatagactccagcattttcccaacaacagatgttaggccaactggtctatagtttcttactttcttctgtctgccttcttttttgaatgggggcgttatatttgtggttttccaatccgctgggacctccccagaatccagggaattttggtagattacaaccaatatgtccactatctctgcagccacttcctttaagacccgaggatgcagacgAGCTATGATATAATGTACACGTGTCTACTCCACTCCCACGGTTTACTGAGTGACTGCTAAGTTTTGGAGCTCCTATCTCTCATAGGAGCCTCCAGAGTCACGCCTTGGATGAAGTGACACATCAGCAACTGTGAAAGTGGGTGTTGCCCCTACAATCCCCAAACGAAGAGATGGCACCAACAGGACCaaaggagcatctgaacccaagatTGCCCCGAGACCAAAGGCCGGGCCCCTAGCTTGCACTAGGCAGTTTCCAGGCCTCCAGTTTGCAGCAGTCAGTGGCGTGCGGGGCCTAGTGTTTGACAGGACCTGTCGCACTGTGAATCAGGCCCAGTCAACAACACGAGAGTACAAAATGTTTCCAGGGGTGGGGCTCACCGTAGATTCTCTGCCACCAGATGATCAGGCCGGTGAATCCAATGAAGATGAACACTGTACCCAACACGGTCTTCCACTCGTTGGTCTTTCTGTGCATCTCCGCGTAGCTCTGGTGGAAAGTGATGCGATACACTAGAGTAAAACACGGACACAGAGTCAATGGGCTGGCTCATTACACCCTCCTCTCGCACTGGTGCTGCTCACCCACAGTCAACATGGTTCCTCCATGGGTCTCTATTAGCATTAACTATTGTCTCACATCAACCACACGAGACAGGCTGATGGGTACCTGCAGATCAATCCGTTTTCAGACACAATTCTACATAAGGAGGCGGTAAATATTACTCAACCTACCCCCTCCCTCCTCATCAAATGGTGAGACATTCTgtttgaaagttttttttttaaaaacatcaatTTTCTGAGCTGCAAAGATCCACATGAGGTCAGGGGTCACAGCCCGTGAAGCTTGTCCGTGATGTCACTGACGGTCCCGGGTGAGGTCAGGGGTCACAGCCCATGAAGCATGTCCGTGATGTCACTGAGATATAGTGCGACTTTGGCTGGGATGGGAGCAGGGCTACTGGAAGAAACTTGTGATATTTGATGAAAACTCACCCGAAGCGATCAGTGACCCCTGACCTCGAATTGCTCCCTCGACTGGGCTGTGTgtttgaatccagcccagactgatgggacACAAGTCTCCATTATCGGCTGCCCATAAGGGTCCCGATGAAGAATGAGCTGGGGAAGTTCAAACCCAGTACCCAGTGGCACTGAGAACACAGGCTCCAGAATTGAACAATAATTCCCATGTAGTCAGCAGACTCGTCATAAAGACCACAGCACAGCTGGTGCTGGGAGGGTAAAAAGACACAATGTCCGAGCGAGGGGTACCCTGGCTAGCTCAGGGGTGAGGGACGCAGTtgatcagtgtagagggagtttcactctgcatctaactcgGGCTGTACCTGAGCTGGGAGCACTCAATCCGGTTAGAGAGTGTTCCAGTCAGCAGCACACCTAGAGCAGACCCTTTGTGACCCCCACATCTCAGATTCTCTTACATGCGACCTTTTCTTCATTGCTCAGCTTCATCCATGAACTCTTCTCCTTTTCCTTCAGGGCCAGCTGCTCCGCACTCAGACTTCGCACATAGGGAACGTCGGGGAAAGGCGTATCTTTACGATCAGAGTACATCGGCACCGACAAGTCCTCACCTTTAGCGACCTCTGGGGAATAATAGGCAGAGCCGTCAGTGTACGGTGCGTGCATTCCTCCCCCGCAGTGTACAATATACCCCTGCAGTGTACAGTGTCCCCACAGGGTACAGTGCACCCCCCCGGTGTACAGAGTGGCCCCCCagtgcgcccccccccccggagtACAGAGTGGCCCCCAGTGCGCTCCCTCCCAGCGTACAGTGCGCTCCTTTCCCCCCCCAGTGTGCCACGAGCCAAAGAAAGAAAGAGCCTGAGGGGGAGACTGTGGCCACACAATTCTGGGAGCAGTGCTCAAATAAAACTCCATCTGTAAACTCAATCTGGTTGGCACCGATATACAGTACAGCTCTTCTGGAAACCAACATTAATGATCAATCTCACTCGGAAATGCCAGAGACTAGTGCAGGAAATGAATGTCACAGTTCTGCACCAGAAATCATTGCTGTGGCAACACAttcttgggacagtgtagagggagctttaatctgtatctaacctgtgctgtacctaccctgggagtgtttgatgggacagtgtagagggagctttaatctgtatctaacctgtgctgtacctaccctgggagtgtttgatgggacagtgtagagggagctttactctgtatttaactccatgctgtagctgccctgggagtgtttcatgggacaatgtagagggagctttgctctgcatctaatACAGACTGTACCTGCTTTGGGAGTATTTGAtgagagagtgtagagggagatttactgttTATCTGACCCGTGCCGTTCCTGACCTGGgattggttgatgggacagtgtagagggagctttaatctgtatctaacctgtgctgtacctaccctgggagtgtttgatacgtgCTGTATAGAGGGAgtgttactctggatctaacccatactgtacctgttaTAGGAAAGTTTGATtggacag
It contains:
- the LOC139277444 gene encoding cytochrome c oxidase subunit 4 isoform 1, mitochondrial-like, translating into MFGISVFRGTNLLRARGLLSVASVRAAHGHEVAKGEDLSVPMYSDRKDTPFPDVPYVRSLSAEQLALKEKEKSSWMKLSNEEKVALYRITFHQSYAEMHRKTNEWKTVLGTVFIFIGFTGLIIWWQRIYVYPPQLHTFEEEWQKKQAKRMLDMRINPIEGFASKWDYEKNEWKK